In Dromaius novaehollandiae isolate bDroNov1 chromosome 13, bDroNov1.hap1, whole genome shotgun sequence, the genomic window GTTTCTGGGCCTCAGGAAAGCTTGTTCCCCTAGATCTAAGGAGGAGACCTCATATGTCCAATCCTGTGGCAGTCTGTGGATAAATGCAGTAGCACTAGTCATTGCACTAGCTTATGTTACTGTAACATAAGGAGAGCAACCACTAGTATCGCATGTTTACTTGCTAGGGCagccaatttttatttttcaggatctAGTCCGTGGTCAGGCAGGTTTGGTTTATGTTAATCTCTGCTGGAATGTTTAAATTTACAGTCATTTGTGGAATGTTTCTGGATGACGATAATTATTTATCCTGTTCTTACTTTCTAGGATCCTTCTGGTGATCCAGCACAACAAGAAGCAAAACAGAGGTATAAatgggagcttttttttttatatagtgtTCTAAATCTATTAGCTTTGAGCTTTGTACTAACTGTTTTGATGATTTAATCTCTCTGGAATACTCAAATGAACTTTTGTTGCTGTTGGAAAAGACACCAATAAACTGAAAAGTTAAAGATTTGATCCAAGGGCAACTAACATCTGTTTTTTGAGTGGTCCAAGTGTGACTTCCATGCCATGATTATATTGAATATTCTACAATATCTCTATTTGCTTGTATGTCAGGCAGCCTGAATCCTGACTATGGAAAACAACAGGAGCTGCTCATTTTTACTTTGGGTTTCAGCTGAGTGTGATAATCTCAAGATCCTTAGGGATATAATGGGATGCTTTTGGGAGTCATGGTCACTCCCACCTGTCATCTGCTTCTTGAGCTCGGGAACCTTGGCTTTTCAGGGTTAGCAAGTGTTGGTCGTAAGAAAATCCTGATACGTGGTTTGGAAGGCTGACTATTCTTGCTGTAGCTTATTCCCAAAGCCGAACTCCCAATGCCAAAGTTGTTGGGAGTTTTTTCTGAGTGAGGTTTGGTCTGTTAGTGCTATGGGAATGTGCTGTCCTATTTGATCTGATTTTTCTGGGGTTTCTATTGCAGTTaaaaatttgaaacaaaatgcttgaTGTCAGAGCTTAGTTGTGGAAACATCTAGTATTTGCACTaagtagaaattaaaaaaaataataacaaaaagccAGACTTCTGCAGGAACTTGAGATGAGAGCACATAGTCAGTTTGTTAATTGAAATACATAAATTCTGTTTTTGCAAACTGTTAAGTCAAATGTTGTAAGTATGTGAAGACTTactgaaaaatgctaaataaatacCAATTTCTGGTTGAGTCTTGCAATTGCATGGCTATTCCTTATGCCTACTCTAAAAAACACTGCTGTTGGTGAAGCTCCACATGGAACTGAATGCAGAATCTTTAGAGTGGATAGCATGTGTCTTTCTAGCAAGATGTAACAGTAAACTTTAATAAGCTATAAGTAGTAAACtccatcttgatttttttttttgaagattgtCAGTTACTTAACCCCATCCTCCAAATATGTAGAGCTACCCATGACAGAAAATGCTATGAAAGAAATTATGTAAATGTAGGGTTGGAAGGTACCTCAAAAGTCACTTATAGGAATTGAAAGTCTTCTGTAAACTTAGCTGTTTTGTGCATATTATTTTAGGCACTTGATATCTCACTTCTAATGTGTAACTAATTTTTCTAACGTGTAACTAACTTTTCATTACAGGGAAGCAGAGATAAGAAATACTATTTTAGCTCAAGTTCTAGATCAAGCAGCTCGTGCACGATGTAAGTTAAGATTCAggttactttttaattaaaaattctcTTCTACTATACCTCTGTGCTGCTTAAATCAGACACTTAGGTGGCTGTATAGAGGGCGGActagaaaaatactgtaattgaTGGGAAGGTAGAACTATTACAGCTTTTCAAGCAATAATATCAGTGATTGGTCGGGATGGGGTTAGCTGACATCTCAATGTTTTTAATCAAATGCTTTCTTGAATTAATAATGATAATCACAGTGAGAGGAAAAATAGTTATTGGAAACATATTTAGAATGAAGGTGACAATGAACAAGACAGTTTTATAGTGGCATTTGTCAGGTTTTTTAGTACTGGTGAaggcattcattttaaaataaaatgaacaaagcCTATTTTTTGTTGCAGTAAGTAATTTGGCACTTGTGAAACCAGATAAAGCAAAAGCAGTGGAGAATTATCTTATACAGATGGCAAGATTTGGACAGCTACCTGGAAAGGTGAGTTATATTTCTctacttctctctttctcatatttattcattttcaaaCCTAATGCCCTCAAAAAAGCGTATTTGATGTTTTCAGTATCTGTAAATTACTTAACTGGAAGAGATGGTTGAGACTTTCTAAATACTATATACTATACAATTCTATCAGCCAAACACCTTTTATATGAAGGGAAAGTGTTACTCAGTTATTTGATACTAAGCATCTCTCAGAACGTGTTTATGTGGCTTTtgttctgctctcctaggtgtCAGAACAGGGTTTGATAGAAATACTTGAAAAAGTGAgtcagcaaacagaaaagaaaacaacagtaaAGGTAAGCTTCACTTCATAAATACAACttcaatttgtttaaaaaataggaaatataatCCGATATGAAAAGAAATGAGTAGAAAAGTGGCTTGTATTGCACCATTTCAGTTAATCAGAAAGCAAGTTCTACACTTATCACCCTCTTCCCCATGCTGATAAGTATTGGGATTTAGTTACAGCTGTCCAAATCAGTAGATAATTTGCAGATATTATCACTGGGATATCGGGGTTCTGTTGCGAGACAAACAAGGAGAGCAGTCTAAACAGCAGACAGTCACAGTAGTGCACTGACCACTAAAAAGTGCTTTTGGCTATGGTAAGTAGAAAATAGTGCTATAGCTAGCTATAGCTAGTGCTATTAACTGCTTTTCTGTTACAGTTCTACTAGTAGGCTCATGTGAATCTCCAAACTATATTATTGAGAAATGTCTGAAATTCTTCATTGGGTAGATACCTGCCCAATGGTGAAGATACCGTCCTCTAAAAATGTAGGAAACAACAGAGGTGTTCATAGTTCTGCAGCATAATTCAGGCCCTTGAAATTCTGTGTGCACAGACTCTATCCTTATTACAGAAGTGAGTTTCAAGAAAAGTGCCTGTGAGTGATCTTAAAGAGGCTGAGGGGATGTAGATGGTAATGCTTAGATTGTACCAAGTCAGACAAAAGACTTGTCATGGACTGTATCCTGCATCTAGCATTTTGCCAGAAGCAAATATTGGGGAAGGAAGATGAGAACAAGGCAAGGAAAATATGACCTCTGCCAATGAGATTATTTCAGGTAGACTAGTTATGTAATGCATTGTACTGGGGGAGGGTATTACAACAGGAGGAAATCTTCTGCTCCTGTATAAGCTGCAGTAATTCATGCTGTTAGAAGGTACTGAGAATTTTGTACTTAATGTCAAAAATATAGAGTTTCAAAGGCTTGCTCTATGTTGGATTTACTATGACCcttgtattttcatttcatatatttcattttagttcAACAGAAGAAAAGTACTGGATTCTGATGAAGAGGATGATTATTAAATACACTGTAAGACTGTCTGCCAAACAACTTGCCTGGAAAAAAGGCAATATACTGTATCAGGCAGAATGAAAGATCTGAAAATGTTTACGTTTCTTTAcctttatatatattaaaaaaaaagccaacaaatgAACTTGTCTTGTAAAATAAATCTGAGAAGGGGATTTTATAACTTAAATTTTTGCGGTATAAGAGGCCTGAGCAGTGTGAGGGTTCCCCGCTGCTTCCTTAGCATGAATGTTTTGTTGCCCCTTACTCAGTGTGTAAGCTATGCTTTCAGCACATGCACACCCTTAACTTGCTCCTATTGGAGATACCGTAACATGAGGAGTCAAAGTACAAAGTTGGGAACAACTAGAAGTTTAAAGACTTACCTCCAAGTCTAA contains:
- the PDCD5 gene encoding programmed cell death protein 5, which translates into the protein MADEELEVLRQQRLAELQAKHGDPSGDPAQQEAKQREAEIRNTILAQVLDQAARARLSNLALVKPDKAKAVENYLIQMARFGQLPGKVSEQGLIEILEKVSQQTEKKTTVKFNRRKVLDSDEEDDY